Proteins encoded by one window of Pyxidicoccus trucidator:
- a CDS encoding ELWxxDGT repeat protein, which produces MLSQPVRPRFLLFLLAGAFACDGSLPSPAPLPDNGALELENHGSALLTPAPYPVDDIAGGRLSAAPHELTDVAGTLLFGATDLSRGTELWRSDGTDEGTFLVRDIRPGPLDSDPHDLTAVGTTLYFVANDGEHGEELWRSNGKTSGTSLVADLRAGLGGSAPRDLTVLGKTLYFVANDGNSGVELWRTDGTTSGTRLVKDLVPGRSGSYPDLLTPSGGRLYFFVDRVLWKSDGTPEGTIAVRELEALPGVRVRPRGLTDVAGRLFFFVRSEVDDGVQPSPPPLTLWTSDGTAEGTVPLAELPRPLLSDDPRPTEARRLLFFVTGTPEHGDELWRSDGTPGGTYRISDIAPGPASSNPRELTAMGSFLYFSAWSPRHGDELWRSDGTPGGTALVKDITSGPDGSALAFLRVQKGRLYFSAREPGRGHEPWMSNGLSVGTSRLREVAGGALSSSARGFTASGAQLFFTAHNREDGAELWAIGLGPSADDFPLRLLSTEQDTSPAPMLDGSTARLVQDLHPGPGVASTSAWTTLGRVLFFDADDGSIGPEPWRTDGTPEGTFLLKDLHPGPVGSEPSGFFVLGQHVYFFADDGLMGRELWRTDGTREGTVLVKDLHPGPHGSDASGPAAVMEGIGYFGASDGVHGAELWRTDGTPDGTFLVKDLRPGPSDGLPGNLTAVGGRLFFSAFFGDEGWEPGITDGTEAGTRLVKDLLPGQGGSFPRGFTALGTRVVFAAEDLEHGTEPWVSDGTEAGTVLLADLQPGWPSSVPDGFTAAGGRVFFAASDPTHGREPWSTDGTPEGTRLVGDVWPGPEGSYPGWFGALGDGVLFSATDGVHGTEPWRSHGVAGDAFLLRDVRPGPGHSEPRWMTGVGGVALFHADDGERDAELWQTDGTGDGTRLRQELAPGRLGSLPYFFTPAGPHVFFLADDGAHGIEWWVLDEPPGG; this is translated from the coding sequence ATGCTCTCGCAGCCTGTCCGACCGAGGTTCCTGCTGTTCCTCCTGGCCGGCGCCTTCGCCTGCGATGGCTCCCTTCCCTCCCCGGCTCCGCTTCCAGACAATGGGGCGCTGGAACTGGAGAACCATGGCTCCGCGCTCCTCACCCCCGCCCCGTACCCCGTGGACGACATCGCCGGGGGACGGCTGAGCGCCGCGCCCCATGAGCTGACGGATGTCGCCGGAACCCTGCTCTTCGGCGCCACGGACCTCTCGCGGGGCACGGAGCTGTGGAGGAGCGACGGCACCGACGAGGGCACCTTCCTCGTGAGGGACATCCGCCCCGGCCCCCTGGACTCGGATCCGCACGACCTGACCGCCGTGGGCACCACGCTCTACTTCGTCGCCAATGACGGCGAGCACGGCGAGGAGCTGTGGCGGAGCAACGGCAAGACGTCGGGGACGTCGCTTGTCGCGGACCTCCGCGCGGGCCTCGGCGGCTCCGCGCCCCGGGACCTCACGGTGCTGGGCAAGACGCTCTACTTCGTCGCCAACGACGGGAACTCCGGCGTCGAGCTGTGGCGCACCGACGGCACGACGTCAGGCACCCGGCTCGTGAAGGACCTGGTCCCCGGCCGCTCGGGCTCGTATCCCGACCTCCTCACTCCGTCCGGCGGGCGGCTCTACTTCTTCGTCGACCGGGTCCTCTGGAAGAGCGACGGCACCCCCGAGGGCACCATCGCCGTCCGGGAGCTTGAAGCCCTTCCGGGTGTCCGGGTCCGGCCTCGCGGCCTCACCGACGTGGCCGGGCGACTCTTCTTCTTCGTGCGCTCCGAGGTCGATGACGGCGTCCAGCCGAGCCCCCCGCCCCTGACACTGTGGACGAGCGATGGCACGGCGGAAGGAACGGTGCCGCTCGCGGAGCTGCCACGTCCCCTCCTCTCGGACGACCCGCGCCCCACCGAGGCCCGGAGACTCCTCTTCTTCGTCACCGGTACCCCCGAGCACGGTGACGAGCTGTGGCGCAGTGACGGCACACCGGGCGGCACGTACCGCATCTCTGACATCGCCCCCGGCCCCGCCAGCTCCAACCCGAGGGAGCTGACCGCGATGGGCAGCTTCCTCTACTTCTCCGCCTGGTCTCCCCGGCATGGCGACGAGCTGTGGCGCAGCGATGGGACACCGGGCGGCACCGCGCTCGTCAAGGACATCACCTCCGGGCCGGACGGCTCGGCGCTCGCGTTCCTGCGGGTCCAGAAGGGACGGCTCTACTTCTCCGCCCGCGAGCCTGGACGGGGCCATGAGCCCTGGATGAGCAATGGCCTCTCCGTGGGCACGTCCCGCCTCCGTGAAGTCGCGGGCGGTGCCCTGTCCTCCTCGGCCCGGGGCTTCACGGCCAGTGGCGCGCAGCTGTTCTTCACCGCCCACAACCGTGAAGACGGCGCCGAGCTCTGGGCCATCGGCCTCGGGCCATCTGCCGATGACTTCCCCTTGCGCCTGCTCTCCACGGAGCAGGACACCTCGCCGGCCCCCATGCTGGACGGGAGCACTGCCCGGCTGGTGCAGGACCTCCACCCGGGCCCCGGCGTGGCCTCCACCTCCGCGTGGACCACGCTGGGGCGGGTCCTCTTCTTCGACGCGGATGACGGCAGCATCGGCCCGGAGCCGTGGCGCACCGATGGCACCCCCGAGGGCACCTTCCTGCTGAAGGACCTCCACCCGGGCCCTGTCGGCTCGGAGCCGTCGGGGTTCTTCGTGCTCGGCCAGCACGTCTACTTCTTCGCCGATGACGGCCTCATGGGCCGCGAGCTGTGGCGCACCGATGGGACTCGCGAGGGCACCGTCCTGGTGAAGGACCTCCACCCCGGCCCCCATGGCAGCGACGCCTCCGGGCCTGCCGCGGTGATGGAGGGCATCGGGTACTTCGGCGCCAGCGACGGCGTCCACGGCGCCGAGCTGTGGCGCACCGACGGCACCCCCGACGGCACCTTCCTCGTGAAGGACCTCCGTCCGGGCCCCTCCGATGGCCTGCCGGGGAACCTCACCGCCGTGGGCGGACGCCTGTTCTTCTCCGCCTTCTTCGGGGACGAGGGCTGGGAGCCGGGCATCACCGACGGCACGGAGGCGGGCACCCGGCTCGTGAAGGACCTCCTGCCGGGCCAGGGCGGCTCCTTCCCACGAGGCTTCACCGCCCTGGGCACGCGGGTCGTCTTCGCGGCAGAGGACCTGGAGCACGGCACCGAGCCCTGGGTCAGCGACGGCACCGAGGCGGGCACCGTGCTGCTGGCAGACCTCCAGCCCGGGTGGCCCAGCTCCGTCCCGGATGGCTTCACCGCGGCGGGAGGCCGCGTCTTCTTCGCGGCGAGCGACCCGACGCATGGCCGCGAGCCCTGGAGCACCGACGGAACACCCGAGGGCACCCGGCTCGTGGGTGACGTGTGGCCCGGGCCGGAGGGCTCCTACCCGGGCTGGTTCGGCGCGCTGGGAGACGGCGTCCTCTTCAGCGCCACCGACGGCGTCCATGGCACGGAGCCATGGCGCTCGCACGGCGTGGCGGGCGACGCCTTCCTGCTCAGGGACGTGCGCCCGGGCCCGGGGCACTCGGAGCCCCGGTGGATGACCGGAGTGGGCGGAGTGGCCCTCTTCCACGCGGACGATGGAGAGCGGGACGCGGAGCTGTGGCAGACGGATGGCACGGGGGACGGCACCCGGCTCCGTCAGGAGCTGGCACCGGGACGCCTCGGCTCGCTGCCGTACTTCTTCACGCCCGCGGGCCCCCACGTCTTCTTCCTGGCCGATGACGGAGCGCACGGCATCGAGTGGTGGGTGCTGGACGAACCCCCGGGAGGATGA
- the rnk gene encoding nucleoside diphosphate kinase regulator has product MTSEQSLIVTETDMERLRHVIDHHDGGRAAELAEMLDLELSRARVVASETVPANVVTMNSTVIFEDEETCEQRQVTLVYPRDARSEEGRISVLAPMGSALIGLSVGQSISWPMPGGRTRRVRVIAVPYQPEAAGHYHL; this is encoded by the coding sequence ATGACCAGCGAGCAGTCCCTCATCGTGACCGAGACCGACATGGAGCGCCTGCGCCACGTCATCGACCACCATGATGGCGGTCGCGCTGCCGAGCTGGCGGAGATGCTTGACCTGGAGCTGTCCCGGGCCCGCGTGGTGGCCTCGGAGACAGTGCCGGCGAACGTGGTGACCATGAACAGCACCGTCATCTTCGAGGACGAAGAGACGTGCGAGCAGCGTCAGGTGACGCTCGTCTATCCGCGCGACGCTCGCAGCGAGGAGGGCCGCATCTCCGTCCTCGCGCCCATGGGCAGCGCGCTCATCGGCCTCTCCGTGGGGCAGTCCATCTCGTGGCCGATGCCAGGGGGCCGCACCCGGCGCGTGCGCGTCATCGCGGTGCCCTACCAGCCCGAGGCCGCGGGGCACTACCACCTCTGA
- a CDS encoding aldo/keto reductase encodes MTTAVPVTAQDFTHRYVPVFGKRVHRLGLAAQYGIDEAGMSAAFERGLNYVFWTPNSRKLTRLLRAQLKQDRERFVVAAGPTLGWFPSQVRRGCERALKVLGTDYLDLFQLYWLGTTSAWTPGTVDVLMKLKEEGKVRALGVSIHDRQRAGRLAEDSPLDALMIRYNAAHPGAERDIFPHLARRQPAVVAYTATSWRRLLKRPRGWDGPVPTAGDCYRFCLSNANVDVVLTGPANAAQLDDNLAALERGPLSPDELRWMRDFGQVVHG; translated from the coding sequence ATGACGACCGCTGTTCCAGTCACCGCGCAGGACTTCACGCACCGCTATGTCCCTGTCTTCGGCAAGCGGGTGCACCGCCTGGGGCTGGCGGCCCAGTACGGCATCGACGAGGCGGGCATGAGTGCCGCCTTCGAGCGCGGCCTCAACTACGTCTTCTGGACGCCCAACTCGCGCAAGCTGACGCGACTGCTGCGCGCGCAGCTCAAGCAGGACCGCGAGCGCTTCGTCGTCGCCGCGGGCCCCACCCTCGGCTGGTTCCCCAGCCAGGTGCGCCGGGGCTGCGAGCGCGCGCTCAAGGTGCTCGGCACGGACTACCTGGACCTCTTCCAGCTCTACTGGCTCGGCACCACCAGCGCCTGGACGCCCGGCACCGTGGACGTGCTGATGAAGCTCAAGGAGGAAGGCAAGGTCCGCGCCCTGGGGGTCTCCATCCATGACCGGCAGCGCGCGGGCAGGCTCGCCGAGGACTCTCCGCTGGATGCGCTGATGATCCGCTACAACGCCGCCCACCCCGGCGCCGAGCGCGACATCTTCCCGCACCTGGCCCGCCGCCAGCCCGCCGTCGTCGCGTACACCGCCACGAGCTGGCGCCGCCTCCTCAAGCGCCCTCGCGGCTGGGACGGCCCCGTGCCCACGGCCGGTGACTGCTACCGCTTCTGTCTCTCCAACGCGAACGTGGACGTGGTCCTCACCGGCCCCGCCAACGCCGCGCAGCTCGACGACAACCTCGCCGCCCTGGAGCGCGGGCCCCTGTCCCCCGACGAGCTGCGGTGGATGCGCGACTTCGGCCAGGTCGTCCACGGCTGA
- a CDS encoding PEP-CTERM sorting domain-containing protein has product MLHALFGVVLPAVTLGVELVTGMCADTFFDPLPTPLHILLVAAVPAANALALVVIHRRASHLLRAQLLLNGAALGVGLLYTLLFLPLLPLALIGIFFGIGVLPLAPLSSLLSGVLLRRRLLRSGWPLPATRWWPGALVAVLLIIAGELPGAVTRVGLHVAATGSPSAQAQALRVLRVLGSEEALREACYEGSRRYSLLGFLLAQDEPVLPDDARRVFYRVTGRPFNAESRPEGRRGHLVRGWDSWDRDTASEQVGGRVPGLSLSASTMEGSVDADAALGYLEWTMEFATTEPGQHEARMLVQLPPGGVVSRVTLYIDGEPREAAFAGTGKVRAAYTQVVQRRMDPLLVTARPGDRVQVQAFPILKGKPMRVKLGISAPLVLEDAGRAGALPLPTIQERNFDLAETFRHAARIESRQPMTGLAAAPALARGDGVHEWLGALSDAQVRAHEATLRVKRTGAPVMVWSPDLPQPDAFTIRQRVEEVLSPKPAKLLIVVDGSEGMEPALEALADALATVPDGVELAVFAARDGVEELVSLRRAEAGGRGIAAERLRELSATGGQDTAPALARAWPLLATDASSIVLWVHGAQPLPPDQDVAELRLSGPRAVEVVDVQTASGPNAAAEALPAHVPLRPLPRTATLRQDLERLFSAWGTPRPTFVRERVAASASASAGQRTSAHLARLWARDEVARMLASGREDTRDEAQTLAVAHQLVTGVTGAVVLERKEQYDAAGLTPVDPGTVPTVPEPETWLLLAMACVLLGVVALRRRRMA; this is encoded by the coding sequence GTGCTGCACGCGCTGTTCGGCGTGGTGCTTCCCGCGGTGACGCTGGGGGTGGAGCTCGTCACGGGGATGTGCGCCGACACGTTCTTCGACCCGCTGCCCACGCCCCTGCACATCCTGCTGGTGGCGGCCGTGCCCGCCGCGAATGCGCTGGCGCTCGTGGTCATCCACCGCCGTGCGTCGCACCTGCTCCGGGCGCAGCTGCTGCTCAACGGCGCGGCGCTCGGCGTGGGCCTGCTCTACACGCTCCTGTTCCTCCCCCTCCTGCCCCTGGCGCTCATCGGGATCTTCTTTGGCATCGGCGTGCTCCCGCTCGCGCCCCTGTCCTCGCTCCTCTCCGGAGTGCTCCTGCGCCGGCGGCTCCTGCGCAGCGGCTGGCCCCTGCCCGCCACCCGCTGGTGGCCAGGCGCGCTCGTGGCCGTGCTGCTCATCATCGCCGGTGAGCTGCCGGGAGCCGTCACGCGCGTGGGGCTGCATGTGGCGGCGACGGGGAGTCCCTCGGCCCAGGCCCAGGCGCTGCGGGTGCTGCGGGTGCTGGGCAGCGAGGAAGCGCTGCGCGAGGCCTGCTACGAGGGCTCCCGCCGCTACAGCCTGCTCGGCTTCCTCCTCGCCCAGGACGAGCCCGTGTTGCCCGACGACGCGCGCCGCGTGTTCTACCGGGTGACGGGGCGCCCCTTCAACGCGGAGTCCCGCCCCGAGGGCCGCAGGGGTCACCTGGTGCGTGGCTGGGACAGCTGGGACAGGGATACCGCCTCCGAGCAGGTGGGTGGACGCGTCCCGGGGCTGTCGCTCTCCGCCTCCACGATGGAGGGCTCGGTCGACGCCGACGCGGCGCTCGGCTACCTCGAGTGGACGATGGAGTTCGCCACCACGGAGCCCGGCCAGCACGAGGCGCGGATGCTGGTGCAGCTGCCTCCGGGCGGAGTGGTGTCCCGGGTGACGCTCTACATCGACGGCGAGCCGCGCGAGGCCGCCTTCGCGGGCACCGGGAAGGTGCGCGCGGCCTACACGCAGGTGGTGCAGCGCAGGATGGACCCGCTGCTCGTCACCGCGCGGCCGGGAGACCGCGTGCAGGTACAGGCCTTCCCCATCCTCAAGGGCAAGCCCATGCGCGTGAAGCTCGGCATCAGCGCGCCGCTCGTACTGGAGGACGCGGGCCGCGCCGGCGCCCTGCCCCTGCCCACCATCCAGGAGCGCAACTTCGACCTGGCGGAGACCTTCCGCCATGCCGCGCGCATCGAGTCGCGCCAGCCCATGACGGGCCTCGCGGCGGCGCCCGCCCTCGCGCGCGGCGACGGGGTGCACGAGTGGCTGGGGGCGCTCTCCGATGCGCAGGTGCGGGCACACGAGGCCACGCTGCGGGTGAAGCGCACCGGCGCACCCGTGATGGTGTGGAGCCCTGACCTTCCGCAGCCCGACGCCTTCACCATCCGCCAGCGCGTAGAGGAGGTCCTGTCACCGAAGCCCGCGAAGCTGCTCATCGTGGTGGACGGCTCGGAGGGGATGGAGCCGGCCCTGGAGGCGCTCGCGGACGCGCTCGCCACCGTGCCTGATGGGGTGGAGCTGGCCGTGTTCGCGGCGCGCGATGGCGTGGAGGAGCTGGTGTCGTTGCGGCGCGCGGAGGCGGGCGGAAGGGGCATCGCCGCCGAGCGCCTGCGCGAGCTCTCCGCCACCGGCGGTCAGGACACCGCCCCCGCGCTGGCTCGCGCCTGGCCCCTGCTCGCCACCGACGCTTCCAGCATCGTGCTGTGGGTACACGGCGCCCAGCCGCTCCCGCCCGACCAGGATGTGGCGGAGCTCCGCCTCTCGGGTCCCCGTGCCGTCGAGGTGGTGGACGTGCAGACGGCTTCCGGACCGAACGCCGCCGCCGAGGCGCTGCCCGCCCACGTCCCGCTGCGCCCGCTGCCTCGTACGGCCACGCTGCGCCAGGACCTCGAGCGGCTCTTCAGCGCCTGGGGCACGCCTCGCCCCACCTTCGTGCGGGAGCGTGTCGCGGCCAGCGCGTCCGCCAGCGCGGGGCAGCGGACCTCCGCGCACCTCGCCCGGCTGTGGGCACGTGACGAGGTGGCGCGGATGCTCGCGAGCGGACGGGAGGACACGCGTGACGAGGCCCAGACGCTCGCGGTCGCGCACCAGCTGGTGACGGGGGTGACGGGGGCAGTGGTGCTCGAGCGCAAGGAGCAATACGACGCGG